From the genome of Glycine soja cultivar W05 chromosome 14, ASM419377v2, whole genome shotgun sequence:
tattttgatattataccattgtgattgagatcgagtgtatgtgataaaatgtgtatgtatgtgattgagatgttgtgtgcattgagtattaactatgaattgtacaatcacacgactataagtccctttaagggcgacgagttaatgttaagtccctttaagggcgacgagttaatgttaagtccctttttgggcgacgagttaatgttaagtccctttaagggcgacgagttaaaactattttgagaacaattgaggagtcgtgtgttttatacagttcatagatagagtctgtgcgctaaaatgttttctgggttgaacctgaatcaggagggagagaccctgacggactcttcggagtgtaggccttgggggtcacacggtttgagtgctcctttaagcctatgttgatcccatatggttggagcattctcgcaaaacattgtgaccctgactggtctccctatgatattacctagtgagagtgacttgacttgttagtgtgtggtttgtcttgtcatgtactcctaggtgctcgatgaggtttttcactgacatggtaccacattgcatataggcttgagtcttagcataactgttgcatacgcttgctaattgtttattatgaaattgatgtgttattatgtcttgatcggagtgtgtgattcttgtgtattgtgattgatgattgaaaagtgaattttgaatgacaaagtgatgaaataatgtgagatatgctaagtaaattgtatttggctattatatgttgtcttgtttctctctagtagttaggaatctgataactcactctcggtttgctgtttgtgtttgaatcctgtgataatcttgaactttgtgttcgggagagcagatgaataggtggatgactatgaaaaacctcatgctagaggacacgggaacacagcgctctgataggatgtgacattaggatataggttctatattaattgtatgaagcttagacgaccttgtttgagccgagatgactttattatttatttggacaagtttgaatatgatgtagaagaaagtgaatgtgagccttttactcctttgaaaggcttgtatttaaaaatgttttaaaaatacttttaattaatatttgaatttttattcctttattagtaTACATGTGAGGAGTAGAGGGTAtctcaacatatatatatatatatatatatatatatatatatgtaggtTTTACTTTTTTGTAGGACATGAGTCTTATTTATTTCctatttaatagttttatttccaaaatggtgGGAGTTACATGAATTGTAACTGATAAAAATGTGTTagataaattgttaaaaaaatgtattgcaAACACTACTATTCCTATTTACATTATGCACATCATATGGTTGCTGAACAAACGTAAAATGATCTCGAGTATAAATATTGAAGTCGAGAATTGAGATGATATCTCCTGCAAAATTAGACAGGGTCCTACTCTCTTCCTTTCCCTAACTGCACCCCGTCCAATACTGCAGGAGACTCAAATCCTAGTCAGATCATTGATCCTATTCAATAATACTGATGTACATAATAAATTCTTGCACACCCCTCTTTCACTCCTTTAATTTTAGTGGCAAGCTCTACATAATTTCTACTAGCAGCAAGTAAAATATTACCATCACCTTCAAAAGGGTGCTCTTATGATTTCTGGTAGTGCCAATATTTGCCAAAACTCCCAATACATAGCCTAATAGGAAAGGCTTATGTTATATACCTCTACTTTGCACGCTCCAGCTAGTCCTACTAGCTTTCTAATAGCTATTATGCATTCGGAGAGATGAAAAAGAATATTGTAGATGAGTAGATCTATACAGTTTTTAAGGTAGACACTGATGATGAAAGAGGAGAGAACATGATTCATTCGTTGCAAAACTTTCCTAGGCTCTTATTCTATTATACACAAGCGGAAATTTACATGGATATATCACCTCAGGTACTGTTCTAGACAATCTTTCAATTTTTGGAATGTCACAGGTTTTGACACAAACGAGTCCATACCATTTGCATAACATTCCTCAGCACTCTCTGACATTGTGTTTGCTGTCATCTGCATTAACGTATgataatataagaaaatgttTACTTTACTGCTCAAAGATTGCAGTTATACATAAAAGAGGTAGTTAGTTCCAATATTAAGacaatttcataatttaataGGAATTATATCAATGATTAGGATGGAGTGGTAAAAATAGCAAATCTTATCGAATGTcaatgtataaatattttatattgaagagtgtatataaattaaactcaaatagaAATCAgccaaaattttgttttagcaaTAGTTTTGAGCAAAAAACAGCTAAATGGGTTATGGCAAAATTTGATTAAGCAAGAAAATCATGATCCCTGGAGAActatcagaaaataaaaattgtcagGTTCAGCAACACCATGCTACATTGAGGGTGGCAAGTGGCATATTCTTTGTCTGGTGATAGTTGTTTAAATAATTGAGTGTAGTAAGGTTTCTTGTCTGCATGTTTATACAAGTTAACATGTTGGAGTTCTTGTCTTCTAGATTCGATGTAGTGCACAAGAAGACAAATTACTCACCGCAATGATGTGGATCCGGTTTTTAGGTGGTACAGAACATTCATTTGAAGCTGGTAAACATTGTTCTATCCCAGCTTTTCTTGCAGCTTCCCAATTGCCCGTGTCCTCATAAGACCGAATCAGttttgttgtttgaagaccaTTCATAACTGGCATGTAAACATCCTATAAAACACAAGTATCAATTAATCACCttaaactaaaatttttattcataaCAAAAAACTATGAGCATTTTACATCAGTAAGAAATATTGCATACAAACTGAGTCCAGGGAGTCATTCATTCTATTTCTTATCCTAAAGTGGACTGGCCAATTTTCTTGAAAAGAAAATGCAGCGATtagtatatgaaaaaaatgaaaatgcatcAAGATAAATTACCATCAATATGATATCATAAGTATGGTGCTGAACTGCACGTACGGCTTCCACTCCATTATTCACAACATCCATGCTATAGCCTAACCTCTTCATCATTGACTGTGTCACCATGACATTGATTTTGTTATCTTCAACAAGAAGAATCTTAGGCCCTAATGAGGATTTGGTTACTTCTGATAATGTGTTATTATTACTACTAATAACACGTTGGGAGGTTATGTCTGTGTTCACTAGTTGACATGTTTGTTGAGGTTCATTTGGCATTGTTCCAAGAGTCATTACCATTACCTCCTTATGTTGAGAAGAGTCTACACTACCATTCTGTAACCGAGCATGTGCCTTATCTTGATTCTCATTGTTTGTGTTAATTACACTTTCTTGCTTTGTTTCTGGGCTGTGACTTGATGAACTTGTTGATTCAGACATCTCTGGAGCATCAACAATGACTGAAGATGCATCCTCAGTTGAACTAATCCCTTTTGATCTTGTGTTGGTAGTGAGGAATGAGTAAGAATTTTCTGAAATGCCATTGAACTTGTGTGAGCTTCTGAAACCTGGTAGTATATTTTGGGGCCTGGTAGGTCCATTAGAAGTGAAGAGAGAGCCCAAAGTGCGTGGTTGGAATTGGAAGAACCCCTCTGTTGtgtcatcatcattatcatccaCATCTGAGAGCTCATCTGGGTCATCAGAATCATCACAAGCTGTTGAAACCTTGTAAGGAAGTATGAATGTGAAGGTAGAACCAACATGTTCTTTGCTAGTCACTGTTAGGCGACCCCCCATTAACTCAACCTGTTCCAAGTGCAAGGAAACATTAACAAGGTGTAATATATGATTAGTCTTAGAAAGAAAATCATGTTAATGTTGGTCCAGTTAGAAATGATAGAGATACCTATACAATGTGGAATATCATCACATTTTTTGTTCATTGTTCTTTAGGCTAAAACcatttagtttaatttctatggACTATCagtgtaaaaaattttacactaCCAATCAATCAAAAATCATTGTTAATATGACTTATATGATGGCTATTgtaaaagtcaataaacttattatacatGATAGTTTGTAATTGAATCACAATATAAAAACACTTTATACTATGAGTGCATTTGCTATTTACTCAAAACGATTTACTTTAGAGCaggttatgaaaaaaataaaatgagatttaAGAAATTCTTAAGTTGAAACTTGAGTGTGTATGTTTCTGTTATCTAAGAATTTACTTTGGCCAAAATAAGAGGCAGGGGGGAAAGCTTACCAGCTGTTTGCATATTGCTAGTCCCAGCCCTGTGCCACCATACTTTCGAGCATGATCAGCACTTACTTGCATGTACCTTCTAAATAAAGTAGGTATAGCCTTTTCTGTAGCATTATATATAACATGTAAAAAATTAAGTACTTTCAAACTTATATAGGTACAAAATAACATTAATCCTATAACAAATTAAGTACTAACATAAAGTTTTAATATACCAGGTATTCCGATTCCTGTGTCATATACATCACAACGTATCCACACAGTTTCAGTTGAATGCGTTTGCTCCTCAGTATCTCCATTCATTGAGCATTCACTTTTAACTGAAGATCTACATTCatcattgaatgcatgattttggCTAGGATGGTCATTGTGTTTCTGACCATCAAGACAATTTTGATCGCTGCTGCTTCGCGGCGTTGATGCACGTTTCTCTTCCTTCACCCCATTTGCTGAATTTGTTGACTGTTCTGTGATCATCTTTTGATGGCCTTCTGCTTTGGCAAAAGGTGGTTCTGGAACGACATAAAGGTTTATTCCAACTTTGCCTTCATGTGTAAACTTTACCGCATTGCTgcaaaatattagaaaataataaatgtagaGCAATGGATAATCAGAAACACATTCTTTAGTGGGGTATAAGGAAGGAGAAATAAAAGCTAAGTGTcaatataatttcattaataCTACTCATGACCTATTGTCCCATTGTATACATGAAGCAATTGATATAGTttgataataaaatatcaaactaCATTATCAAAATATTGAATGTAGTTTGATAATATAGTACTCAATAATACGCATGAATCATGATTCATGACCTATTGTAATCTAAAAGCACAAAGTTATCTATGGACTAGCTATGATGTGCAGCCAAGTACAAAACTAAAAgaataaatggaaaaaaaaattaatttaattcctcTCATGACAACCAAAATGAAAACATTTGAAGTGGTGGTTGGTTGCAAATTCAAAGACTATTCAATCAATTGATGCTTAGTACCTGACTAAATTTGTGAGAATCTGCCGAATCCTTAAAACATCTCCAATGACCTGCAATTATGCATGAAGCAATTGAAGTGCAAGTTAGCTATCAGGTGAAATTATGTCTTTGCAATCAAAATTCAGGTCAGGACCTGACCAGAGTTAGATCATAGAAGTAGTTCTGAGTTTAGGTACAACAACAACGCTAAATCTTTGTTAGTAATGCAAGTGTTACTTAATTACTCACCTCAATAGGCATATCATCTGCCACATTTCCTTCTAAGGTTAACATTTTCTGCAATGAAGCTGCAGCTGTCTGGAGTACATGCTTTACTACCTCTCTTGGCCGGAATTTTGTAGCTTCCAATTTCATAACTCCTATAGAGAACAAGGGGGGTTTGAGGGGTGggcagaaatttaaatgatcagaaaattgaaagcactttttttcttcactgTACATAACTAACTTCCATTTTCCTCTCTGAATGATTAATATTAGTCTTTGAATAACTGTTTAAGTTTGGATGCCAATGATAACAAGCAATAGTGCAGGAGAAATTTCTAACCTGACTCAACCTTGGAAAGATCAAGAATGTCATTTATAAGCTGAAGAACCAAATCTCCTGAAGATATCATGACATTCAAGAGCTGCCTTTGCTCCCGATCAAGTTTCGTGGTGGAAAGAATTTCAGCCATGCTAACAACTCCAGACAGAGGAGATCTTATCTCATGAGACATTGTTGCCAGCATTTGTTTTGCTCTCATAGTCTCCTCTATTGAAAAGAGAGGGAAGGGTGAGGAGAAAAATAAGCTTTTTACAGCCAAAGCAAGTTAATAagtaaaattcataaattaagaTTTGGCTGAGTGATTAAACCTGTAATGTGAATGGTTTTATTAAGTTCTGTTTCCTTTGCTTTCTGGACTGCAATCTCTTCCCTGAGCTTTGccattctttctctttttcttaccTGCAGtttgtgaaaaatataaatatcttcTTTACAAGAACAAGACTTCAAGTAACACTTAAAAGCAAATAACATGTACCTGATCTGTTATTTCCATTCCCATGTAGTTTACTCCAATTGTCTCTCCTGCTTTGCTAAAGACAGGTTCTACATATATCAAGAATGTCTTTGACCCAAATAATTCTGTCTCAAAAGTAATTTCCTTTTTTGCAGGCAACCCTTTTTCCATTACTTCCCTCTTGAAATCCTGAGATTCCTTAACACCGGATCCTGTGAAAATTTCAACATCTGTTTTTCCTATGATgtcctgaaaaaaaaatgagttagttTTAAGAATCAAGATATCTCAGTATACTCCTTTTCATAAGAAGTTAAATAACTCATAAATAGGAAAGAAGTTTCTACTTTAAAGAAGTTTCTTCTGAAGTATGTGcagattttgatttaaaaaataaaaataaattacaatgcTACTTAATCATATGAACTTGCAATAAGAACTTCAACAATAATCATTACCTCCTCTTGTAAACTCGGAAAATGATTGTAGATAAAGCGATAGCGCAACTCTTTGTCCTGGAAGAAAAGTATCAGAGTCAGTCCTTTTCTGATTGAAAGATCCCTTACAATGGCAGACATGTATTTAGCTTTCAGAatgataaaacaattaaaactaCAATAAAGGAGTTATAGTACAAGTACTGCACAAAATATGGACCATGCGTTAGAAGGAAAACAATGTCATGCAATTCCAAAGCATTACAGATTTTTATCAATTAGGTGACAAGTTCCTATATTTACGTTTCGTGTTTTATCAATGTGGTGACATGTCCTATATTTATGTTTCACATGTTAATGCACCAACCACCTGATCCCCCAACATAACACAAGTTTTAGATAACAGTTTAGTGGCACTGTTCACATATTCTAGCCTTTTAAAAAGACATTTTCAGGCATTATTCTGTGTCCACTGCAGCTAGGCAATACAGCCATAAAGCAACCTTCCATCTAAGCCGATAGAAAAGATAACTGTTGTCCAAGTGCATTACTTGCTTTCATGTACATATTTCAACATGTCAACCACCATGCTGTAAACAAAAGATAATGTTGTGTTTACAAGAGGGAACCGGTACTCTATAcagaaaaatattgaatataagTTCAAAAAATGCCACTAATACTTGCAAAGTCCTAACTCTTTTAGTACTTAGACTGAGGAAAAGCTAATCTAAGATAAATTGCACACAATATGGAAAGATTTTTCTATGATTACTTTCAATAGATAAACTCAATACTCACTGTAATGTACCTGATGGCCAATAACAACAGGTGCATTTTGGAGAATAAAATGTAAGAAATTATCTGCTCTCTTCAGAATCTGAGATAGTTCTTCCACAGGTGAAGACTGCCTTTCAAGATTCTTTACACTTTCTTCCAACTTGTCCATTAGTATCTGCTCCCTCTGCACACTTGCCTCCAACTGTCTTTCCAACTGCAGCGCCCGTTGTTTCCAATACACAACAGTATCATACTCAGCATCAATTTCAATCCTCTTGGTTTGCACAACTATATTACTTTTCCTTAATGGCACGGGCACATCTTGCCATGTATAGTACACCTCATCCAATATAGAAACTGGGCGCTTGTCACCGCCATAATTCTCTTCCTCGAACCGAGTGTCTTTGAGTATCTCCAACTTCCTGAGCTCAACTTCCTTCCTTTGTTTGCTAAGGTTGTCAAGTTCCTCTCTGAGAAGCCGAACCGCGTTAGCCTGCTTATACTCCCAGTGTTTCATGAGGTATGCCAGCTGAGAAGACCCTTTATCTGTGTAATTTGTAAGCTCCATGAGACGCTGGAAATCAGCTATAGTTGGCTCCTCTATGATTGTGACTTCCTCCAACATATCCTGGTCTCTTCCAGGCTTTTCTAtattgaactgttttccaacaTCAGTGCCAATATCTTCAGGCCACattgaagagaggacttcaatGTCCATGTCCTCAATACAGTCACTCTCCATCTCGCAAACCATTGAAAGCAAACTGATAGCATCCAAATTTCTTTTCCACAATATTCAACTTGTGGTTTCAACTAGCTCTTCCTTCAATCCATAGTACTTGCATCACAAGAAGCACTGGTCAATGTATTAAATTATTGTCTTTATCTATAAGCCAGAGCACTAGTGCCAGCTGCAATCTGTTAGGCCAAGATGAGTCTCTTGTAAGAAATTGGAACagatatataataatagaattAAGTTACCATTAAGGAAAGGTGGAATTGAAATAAAAGAAGTACAAAAACCAAAAGTAGTACAGTGAAAGTAACCACCAAGATCAGGAACTTAACTTTAACCGACCAAGAATAGAAGAATAAGGAAAAAGTTAAAAGAGACGAAACACAATGTTCATTGATTTGATGTCATTATGTCATGCTAAAGAATTGAAATATGGAATGTGACAAAACCATGACCTGAGGACAACGGTTGAAGAAAATATGTGATATCAACCCCTGAAGAAATCACACTTGAATAGAAGTTTAACTGATTAAGAAATCATGAATTGGTGcattaaactatttaaaatatatatatatatatatatatatatatatatatatatatattggaaagTGTTGAAACAGAAGTTGAATAGCACCTGACACTGACACTGCACATTCAGAATAACGAGAAAGGAAGTGAAAAACACACCTTAGACTTTTAAGAGCTCAATcacacaaaaacaaataaacttcATCAAACACTTATAAATTGCAAAAACAAAACTACTACACATTTTCACAAATACAAAGAAGATTGAATGATTGATCCCAATTGcaataaacaaaatcaagatCCATCATCAGCAATAGCAACAACAACCAcccaaatagaagaaaaaaataataagaactcTAAAGAAAAGGCATAAGGATTTAAATTGGACACCcccaaattaaaaactaatacaATAAATGCAAACCAACCTTATACATGATTGTGAATCATGTCATGACAATGAATTGTTGAAGAAGTCCAACCTTTCTGGATTGATGGAATTAAAGCGAGTGACCAAAAAAAGACCCCAGAAAGATGAAGAACTGAGGCTGACAATGTCCAAAAGTCTTTCCCTGTAGATCTGAGGAATCTCTTCAACTATGGAGTCAAAAGCATTCAATGACACAGCTGAAACATACATGTAGTCAATGACtagagaggagagagaaaaagagagagagagtcagcTCAGGGCAGAAGAGAGAGGACAGCATGTGATTGTAAACTTGTGAGGGTAAAggcaaaaacttttaaaaaaccaaaaactaaTAGAACAGAAACCCAAGCAACCATGTGCATTTGGGGGTCAAATATGATAGAGAAATGTTCTTgcccattatttttttctattccttATTTTAATTGTCTTTCTTGTGTCATATTATGAGGCAACAACGTTACCTCATTGTTCAGTTCACGGTTCTCTTTCCTCTGCAAACCTCAGCATTAAGCCGAAGTTATTGGTATTAGTCACCATGcaactatttttttactaaagctTATTATTGAGCACCACAGTTATTATCTTATTCTAATTTTGCTGAGGCAGGTTGATGGGGCACAAACAagtattaattaatcaaaaactATTGAATGTTTATAGTGTCTATGTTGAGAAAaacgatattttttttattaaataattttttatgataactcAATTGAACAGCTTACGTTCGCTCTGCAGCCAGGATCAGTTGTCCTTAATATGATTATTTCTTTTGGATTGCTAAGTGTATCTTTCTTTGAAAATAACTATCAAACACTAAATGTGAATACATCTTCTAGTAAAAATTTGAATCTTAATTGacaacattataaaaaattagttcaaAGCTGACCCAGCCTACACCTATCCAATGAAATATATGATTTgagatttaaattttgaatttgaattaaatGCGAGCCTATTTAGTTCTATCAAGACCCAATTCAAACTTATTCCATAAAAACTCacctaaagttaaaaaaaaattggattttcatctgcttactttttttaaaaactcaCCTAAACTTCATTTTAAAAACTCAAATGGAATCAATTTAATCTGTCTACTTTTTTTGTAACATGCATTAAACTTATCCGCAATAGAtcaaataacttattttctcacttctttttttaatatatccaAACCATGTTGGTCGATTATTTACCtagtaataaagaaaatataacaaacaaatcaatatcaaagaatgaatataaaaatgagGTACTAATAATAACTTCTACTTTATTACTCTTCTTCCTCTAggacaaaaaaaagttaacaaattaacccaatcaagcaatatatatagagagagaataGATTTGTTTTATGGGGAGATGGATTTTTTAAAATCCCCATTGATGTTCATGTTCCCCGCCATTTCCAAGGGTGACATGGGGGTGGTGGCGCGGGGCGTGAAGTCACGCGCCAAGGGAGAATGTGGGTTTTACCAGCACAAGCCACATGATTTATAGATCTCAGCTTAGggtttaatttactattttactttGTGATGTGATGAGATGCAATGCATGCATGTATTTGAGACCCAAAAGAAGGGACCAACGGGGGCGGTTGCACAGATTCTTAtttcttaatattataaataagattATCTCTGATCGATCGCATTTTATTAATGTTACATTGATTAAGAATTCAGAGGTTAACTTAGTATACGTTTGTTTGGTAATGTTATTTTACCATGCCAAGTGTCACTCTGCATGTGTTCTTTTCATGAACtggttggttttttttttattttgttttttatggaCAGCTTGGTTTAACAAATACTATGTGCATTTCAATGGGTATTACTTTAAGGTTTGTGAACCCGtgaagcaacaaaaaaaatatagtcaCTGGTGATTAGTTTTGATTTTCAAGCATGCTTCAAGTAAATTTAATATCCATACGTTGGAAATGcaaaatttgtttgataattGATAGTAATTCATTTGATAAGTTTGATTATATTAATAactatcaaaattttataaaaatacaggTGTAATAaaccaataattttctttttaacatgTTAATGcaaagtatttattaattttgtcaaattaatgtatataaaaaaatttgaccaACTAACTAGTTTCACTGGAATCTTTTTTTTCTACCACATTTTTTCAtcaataattatcaaatttaaaattttacttaagaAATCCAAACtcaattccaacttccaaataAATCAACCAACGAAATATTGGTAATAATTGTTCAAAAAGTCCACTAGCTTCTAGTTTTTTTCAAATACGATATAaagtttgaaatatatatatatatatatatatatatatatatatatatatatatatatataaattaggtttaaatatatttttggtccttataagttagtcttttctttttggtctttgtaagtttatttttctaattttaatctttgtaagtttgttttttcaactttgattttttgtaaaatattttgctcatttttagtttctgtaaatttatatttttttaattttgattcttgtAAGTGTGAAGtcataagaaatataaataggGACGGATCCAATAGTGTATTAGGAGGGGtgcaattttttaacataattatataaatattttatttctaataaataatatgttcaagaaaacaTTTATGGATAAAATTAGAGATATAAACTACTACTAGAAAATTTTAGGCAAATATTAACTTGAAaatctatttttcttatatattttcttttactaatattttttaattataatttttctttttttttctcatatttacACAAAGTGTCCTAAGGGAAGAGAGGGGAGAAGGGGGCAAG
Proteins encoded in this window:
- the LOC114383095 gene encoding histidine kinase 5-like yields the protein MVCEMESDCIEDMDIEVLSSMWPEDIGTDVGKQFNIEKPGRDQDMLEEVTIIEEPTIADFQRLMELTNYTDKGSSQLAYLMKHWEYKQANAVRLLREELDNLSKQRKEVELRKLEILKDTRFEEENYGGDKRPVSILDEVYYTWQDVPVPLRKSNIVVQTKRIEIDAEYDTVVYWKQRALQLERQLEASVQREQILMDKLEESVKNLERQSSPVEELSQILKRADNFLHFILQNAPVVIGHQDKELRYRFIYNHFPSLQEEDIIGKTDVEIFTGSGVKESQDFKREVMEKGLPAKKEITFETELFGSKTFLIYVEPVFSKAGETIGVNYMGMEITDQVRKRERMAKLREEIAVQKAKETELNKTIHITEETMRAKQMLATMSHEIRSPLSGVVSMAEILSTTKLDREQRQLLNVMISSGDLVLQLINDILDLSKVESGVMKLEATKFRPREVVKHVLQTAAASLQKMLTLEGNVADDMPIEVIGDVLRIRQILTNLVSNAVKFTHEGKVGINLYVVPEPPFAKAEGHQKMITEQSTNSANGVKEEKRASTPRSSSDQNCLDGQKHNDHPSQNHAFNDECRSSVKSECSMNGDTEEQTHSTETVWIRCDVYDTGIGIPEKAIPTLFRRYMQVSADHARKYGGTGLGLAICKQLVELMGGRLTVTSKEHVGSTFTFILPYKVSTACDDSDDPDELSDVDDNDDDTTEGFFQFQPRTLGSLFTSNGPTRPQNILPGFRSSHKFNGISENSYSFLTTNTRSKGISSTEDASSVIVDAPEMSESTSSSSHSPETKQESVINTNNENQDKAHARLQNGSVDSSQHKEVMVMTLGTMPNEPQQTCQLVNTDITSQRVISSNNNTLSEVTKSSLGPKILLVEDNKINVMVTQSMMKRLGYSMDVVNNGVEAVRAVQHHTYDIILMDVYMPVMNGLQTTKLIRSYEDTGNWEAARKAGIEQCLPASNECSVPPKNRIHIIAMTANTMSESAEECYANGMDSFVSKPVTFQKLKDCLEQYLR